In a single window of the Thermodesulfobacteriota bacterium genome:
- a CDS encoding alkylmercury lyase family protein — protein sequence MATLSDTALQVRKTLMDHILAHGTCPAVAELSRRHNMTVEAMSAILHDLEAALVVALQTEAHARQETFQDEPVDGGLPKAGEIFYVRPFAAFKNHYRISVDGVQKWYGECAVECCGISSMFPGKEVVVESRCRQTGEPVRLVGRDGALINFSPATLVVHFGFPLRKLPDNVVGWCDFNSFFASEAAARDWQNNHPGVKGALRDPETTARFVGIVAEGRLDYDYKLTLPLSRMVFQPRRHGFTKQIPGLGFHFFDPFFLPTPGMLLSMRRHGLKPFMRITF from the coding sequence ATGGCAACGCTGTCCGATACCGCCCTGCAGGTTCGAAAAACCCTCATGGACCATATTCTGGCCCACGGCACCTGTCCTGCCGTGGCGGAGCTGAGCCGGCGGCACAATATGACCGTGGAGGCCATGTCCGCCATCCTTCATGACCTGGAAGCGGCCCTGGTCGTCGCCCTTCAGACCGAGGCCCACGCCCGGCAGGAGACGTTTCAGGACGAACCCGTGGACGGGGGGCTGCCCAAGGCCGGCGAAATTTTTTATGTGCGGCCGTTTGCCGCCTTTAAAAATCACTACCGGATCAGCGTGGACGGGGTGCAAAAATGGTACGGCGAATGCGCCGTGGAATGCTGCGGTATCTCATCCATGTTTCCGGGAAAAGAGGTCGTGGTGGAGTCGCGCTGCCGTCAGACCGGCGAGCCGGTCCGGCTGGTCGGCCGGGACGGAGCGCTGATCAATTTTTCGCCCGCCACCCTGGTGGTGCACTTCGGCTTTCCGTTGCGGAAGCTGCCCGATAATGTCGTGGGCTGGTGCGATTTTAACAGCTTTTTCGCTTCCGAAGCCGCGGCCCGGGATTGGCAGAACAATCATCCCGGCGTCAAAGGTGCCCTGCGGGACCCGGAAACCACCGCCCGGTTTGTCGGCATCGTGGCCGAGGGCCGGTTGGATTACGACTACAAGCTGACCCTGCCCCTGTCCAGGATGGTGTTTCAACCCCGCCGGCACGGATTCACCAAACAGATCCCCGGCCTGGGGTTCCATTTTTTCGATCCGTTTTTCCTGCCCACGCCGGGCATGCTGCTGTCCATGCGCCGCCACGGTCTGAAGCCGTTTATGCGCATCACCTTCTGA
- a CDS encoding rubrerythrin family protein encodes MKEKTRSNVYTAFVGEAKAYFRLLAYAEKAEQEEIPQMALLFRAIAEAERVHATRQLSLVKDLVVKDTDTNLENSFQREKTVSENVYPDFIKDAEDEGETVAAQVFSHARDAESYHAKLYERAIYDVIKDKVSAYYVCQVCGYVSDKKAPDNCPVCGAPKEKFKTVGEGA; translated from the coding sequence ATGAAAGAAAAAACCAGAAGCAATGTGTATACCGCCTTTGTCGGCGAAGCCAAGGCCTATTTCCGGCTGCTCGCCTATGCCGAAAAAGCCGAGCAGGAAGAGATCCCCCAGATGGCCCTGCTGTTCCGGGCCATTGCCGAAGCCGAGCGGGTTCATGCCACCCGACAGCTTTCCCTGGTCAAGGACCTGGTCGTCAAGGACACGGATACCAACCTGGAAAATTCCTTTCAGCGGGAAAAAACCGTCAGCGAAAACGTTTATCCGGATTTCATCAAGGACGCCGAGGACGAAGGGGAAACCGTCGCGGCCCAGGTGTTCAGCCATGCCCGGGACGCGGAGTCCTATCACGCCAAGCTTTATGAACGGGCCATTTACGACGTCATCAAGGACAAGGTCAGCGCCTATTATGTCTGCCAGGTCTGCGGGTATGTGAGCGACAAGAAAGCGCCGGATAACTGCCCGGTCTGCGGCGCGCCCAAAGAGAAGTTCAAGACCGTCGGCGAAGGCGCCTGA
- a CDS encoding antibiotic biosynthesis monooxygenase, which produces MLAKILIKRHFKQEFTPEVIELLHNLRGAALTQPGYISGETLTRPGDPCRMLVIGTWQSLDSWHQWQKNERRRELDAELDILLEEPATYEEYVVGWSKT; this is translated from the coding sequence ATGCTGGCGAAAATCCTCATCAAAAGGCATTTTAAACAGGAGTTCACCCCGGAAGTCATCGAATTGCTGCACAACCTGCGGGGGGCGGCCTTGACCCAGCCCGGCTACATATCCGGTGAAACCCTGACCCGGCCGGGTGATCCGTGCCGGATGCTGGTCATCGGAACGTGGCAGAGTCTGGATTCCTGGCACCAGTGGCAAAAAAACGAACGCCGCCGGGAACTGGACGCCGAGCTGGACATCCTGTTGGAAGAACCGGCCACTTACGAGGAATACGTGGTCGGTTGGTCTAAAACATAG
- a CDS encoding GMC family oxidoreductase: protein MARIETDVVVVGTGPGGATVARQLAGQGRDVVLVERGTWNQWAVGRYASLLTINKLVRPRGGGLMARGITVGGSSVVYNGNAYDPPSWLKTELGIDLSEETRQTKEELMIAPLPESFYRKWPCTLRLVEAAADVGIQLVPQQKFIDPGKCHPSCDDCMLGCRRGAKWTARSYVQEGEQNGARLFTGAFVDRVIIENGAARGIFVKSPHVDEIRANKIVISAGGIGTPAILLRSGIKKAGEGFFIDPMNVVYAIGRELGPKNEMTFCFASEQFVETEGFLVGTIGALPVFGNKMLRLAKSMGTAAVTGRLPRVMGMFTKIGDSPGGTISIREKITKPYLPEDRERFVRGTEACKKIMLKAGADPDTFMVDHNVGGHPGGTAAIGRVVDDHLEAFAAKNLFVCDASVFPRSPGRPPTLTLIALARHLAKTL, encoded by the coding sequence ATGGCACGCATTGAAACCGATGTGGTCGTGGTCGGAACCGGGCCGGGCGGCGCTACCGTGGCCCGGCAACTGGCCGGACAGGGCAGGGACGTGGTGCTGGTGGAACGCGGCACCTGGAACCAGTGGGCGGTGGGCCGTTACGCCTCGCTGCTGACCATCAACAAACTGGTCCGGCCCAGGGGCGGCGGACTGATGGCCCGGGGCATCACCGTGGGCGGCTCGTCGGTGGTGTACAACGGCAACGCCTATGACCCGCCGTCTTGGCTGAAAACGGAACTGGGCATCGATCTTTCCGAGGAGACCCGCCAGACCAAGGAGGAGTTGATGATCGCGCCCCTGCCCGAATCGTTTTATAGAAAATGGCCCTGCACCCTGCGACTGGTGGAAGCGGCCGCGGACGTCGGCATTCAGCTCGTCCCCCAGCAGAAGTTCATCGATCCCGGCAAATGCCATCCTTCCTGCGACGACTGCATGCTGGGTTGCCGCCGCGGGGCCAAGTGGACGGCCCGGAGTTATGTGCAGGAGGGTGAACAAAACGGTGCCAGGCTGTTTACCGGCGCGTTCGTCGACAGGGTCATCATCGAAAACGGCGCCGCTCGTGGAATTTTCGTAAAATCCCCCCATGTGGATGAAATCCGCGCTAATAAAATCGTCATTTCCGCCGGCGGCATCGGCACCCCGGCCATCCTGCTTCGCTCCGGCATAAAAAAAGCGGGAGAAGGCTTTTTCATCGATCCCATGAACGTGGTCTACGCCATCGGCCGGGAGCTGGGGCCGAAAAACGAAATGACCTTCTGCTTTGCCTCGGAGCAGTTCGTGGAAACGGAAGGGTTCCTGGTGGGCACCATCGGCGCGCTGCCGGTCTTCGGCAACAAGATGCTGCGCCTGGCCAAATCCATGGGAACCGCTGCCGTCACCGGCAGGTTGCCCCGGGTCATGGGCATGTTTACCAAGATCGGGGACTCGCCCGGCGGAACCATCAGTATCAGGGAAAAAATCACCAAGCCTTATCTGCCCGAAGACCGGGAACGGTTTGTGCGGGGCACCGAAGCCTGTAAAAAAATCATGCTCAAAGCCGGGGCCGATCCGGACACCTTCATGGTCGATCACAATGTCGGCGGACACCCCGGCGGTACGGCCGCCATCGGGCGGGTGGTGGACGATCATCTGGAAGCGTTCGCGGCCAAAAATCTGTTTGTCTGCGACGCTTCGGTCTTTCCCCGTTCGCCGGGAAGGCCGCCCACCCTGACCCTTATCGCCCTGGCCAGGCATCTGGCCAAAACACTGTAA
- a CDS encoding BadF/BadG/BcrA/BcrD ATPase family protein has product MHRAVAGRACSLALKINYRPPAAIVGGVAKNTGVMHHLRQLLSSEITPLPVDPGIVGAMGAALLARNPLSK; this is encoded by the coding sequence CTGCATCGGGCCGTTGCCGGGCGGGCCTGTTCCCTGGCCCTAAAAATCAATTACAGACCGCCGGCGGCCATTGTCGGAGGGGTGGCAAAAAACACCGGCGTGATGCACCATCTCCGGCAACTTCTGTCATCCGAAATCACCCCCCTGCCCGTGGACCCCGGAATCGTCGGCGCCATGGGCGCGGCCCTGCTGGCCCGAAATCCGCTATCAAAGTGA
- a CDS encoding CusA/CzcA family heavy metal efflux RND transporter, with the protein MTKLFEGILRFRFLTLTVTGLIILVGTLAWTRLPIDAFPDVTTVQVMVLTEAEGLSAADIEQQVTYPIEQQMGGVPGMVSVRSLSKAGLSQVSVVFEDDVDIYFARQQVFERIQLARSSLPPAVEPELGPISTGLGEIFQYTLDSESLSSMELRSLQDFLVAPRLKPLRGVNEVNSFGGFVRQYHVLVNPDALLKYNLTLRDVVEAVGNNNANAAGGVIVRGDEQTYIRGLGQLTGIGDIAGIVISAHDGIPVHVGDVAAVEIGPQPRQGAVTRDGKGEAVAGMVIMLRGENSKDVVARVKAAIPEIQNSLPAGARINVFYDRTALIEACIHTVMKALTEGAVFVIFILFLFVAEFRTALIVVASLPLTFLASFIIMGWAGISSNLMSLGGLAFSVGMVVDASIVIVENIRRHFAEQTDNGLRRQIVVEALREVARPVAFSILIIVIVLVPLFTLQGIEGKMFLPLTLTMIIAILVSLVVALTIVPVLSEMVLKQEREKQFSFIRKFHNGYLRLLTAARKKTKLTVGLSLLSILFAALLIPRIGTEFIPHLDEGAIAVNVVRLPNASLDGSRDVATFMEKRLLKNFPEVVTVISKTGRAEISEDPMGPEQTDLFIMLKPVKAWKTGRTKTELVDAIQKELSTVPGVRLSFSQPIALRVNELISGVKSDLAVKIYGEDLEKLKGFSDRIAGKLNAVPGARDVRVEQVSGMEQIEIAYNRREMARFGINVADINEVVETALAGRVATQVAEGQKRIAAVVKFPEHVRNDMTAIAGLMVPGAGGARVPLNRIADIATVEGPAQITREKGMRRVAVEVNIRGRDLGGFVAEVKEQLAGMERELPAGYFLEYGGQFENQQRAMRRLAIVVPIALVLILLLLYLALGSIRDSLLVILNLPFALVGGVIAIWVFGMPLSVSAAVSFIVLLGIAVQNGVVLMSFFSQLRQSGKSVAETVRIGCDLRFRPLLMTALTSFIGHLPMLYATGSGADIQKPLAVVVMGGLVTSTVLTLIVLPTIYDWLESGRKSAGSL; encoded by the coding sequence ATGACGAAACTATTTGAAGGAATTCTCCGGTTCCGGTTTCTGACCCTGACCGTTACCGGCCTGATCATTCTGGTCGGGACCCTCGCCTGGACGAGGCTTCCCATCGACGCTTTTCCGGACGTGACCACTGTTCAGGTCATGGTCCTGACGGAAGCCGAAGGATTGTCGGCGGCTGATATCGAACAACAGGTGACCTATCCCATCGAACAGCAGATGGGCGGCGTCCCCGGCATGGTTTCGGTCCGTTCTCTTTCCAAGGCCGGGCTTTCCCAGGTATCGGTGGTTTTTGAAGATGACGTGGATATTTATTTTGCCCGGCAGCAGGTATTCGAGCGGATTCAGCTGGCCCGGTCCAGCCTGCCGCCGGCGGTTGAACCGGAGCTGGGTCCCATCAGCACCGGCCTTGGAGAGATCTTCCAGTACACCCTGGACAGCGAAAGCCTGTCGTCCATGGAATTGCGCAGCCTCCAGGACTTTCTTGTTGCCCCCCGCCTGAAGCCGCTCCGGGGAGTCAACGAGGTCAACAGCTTCGGCGGCTTTGTCCGTCAGTATCACGTTCTGGTGAATCCGGATGCCCTGCTCAAATATAACCTGACCCTGCGGGACGTGGTGGAGGCGGTGGGAAACAATAACGCCAACGCCGCCGGAGGCGTTATCGTCCGCGGCGACGAGCAGACCTATATCCGGGGCCTCGGACAGCTGACCGGTATCGGCGATATTGCCGGCATCGTCATCTCCGCCCATGACGGCATACCGGTTCATGTCGGGGATGTGGCGGCAGTGGAAATCGGCCCGCAACCCAGACAGGGAGCGGTGACCCGGGACGGCAAGGGCGAAGCGGTGGCGGGCATGGTCATCATGCTGCGCGGGGAAAATTCAAAGGACGTGGTCGCCCGGGTGAAGGCGGCCATTCCGGAAATCCAGAACAGCCTTCCTGCGGGCGCCCGGATCAACGTCTTTTACGACCGCACGGCCCTGATAGAAGCCTGTATCCATACCGTCATGAAAGCGCTGACCGAAGGCGCCGTTTTTGTCATTTTCATCCTGTTCCTGTTCGTGGCCGAGTTCCGGACCGCCCTGATTGTCGTGGCCTCCCTTCCCCTCACCTTTCTGGCCTCCTTTATCATCATGGGCTGGGCGGGTATCAGTTCCAATCTCATGAGCCTGGGCGGGCTGGCTTTCTCCGTGGGCATGGTGGTGGATGCTTCCATTGTCATCGTCGAGAATATCCGGCGGCATTTTGCCGAACAGACCGACAACGGTCTCCGCCGGCAGATCGTTGTGGAAGCCCTGCGGGAAGTGGCGCGCCCGGTGGCCTTTTCCATTTTGATCATCGTGATCGTGCTGGTTCCCCTGTTCACGCTTCAGGGCATCGAGGGAAAAATGTTTCTGCCGCTGACGCTGACCATGATTATCGCCATTCTGGTTTCCCTGGTGGTGGCCCTGACCATCGTGCCGGTTTTGTCGGAAATGGTGTTGAAACAGGAAAGGGAGAAGCAATTTTCTTTCATCCGGAAATTTCATAACGGCTATCTGCGGCTGCTGACCGCGGCCCGCAAAAAAACAAAGCTGACGGTGGGACTGTCGCTGCTGAGCATTCTTTTCGCGGCGCTGCTCATCCCCCGGATCGGGACGGAATTCATCCCCCACCTGGACGAAGGCGCCATTGCCGTTAATGTGGTTCGCCTGCCCAATGCCTCACTGGACGGTTCCAGGGATGTGGCGACTTTTATGGAAAAACGGCTGCTGAAGAATTTTCCCGAAGTCGTAACTGTAATTAGCAAAACCGGCCGGGCCGAAATTTCGGAAGATCCCATGGGACCGGAACAGACCGATCTCTTCATCATGTTAAAACCCGTGAAAGCATGGAAAACGGGCAGGACCAAAACGGAGCTGGTGGATGCAATCCAGAAGGAACTGTCGACCGTTCCCGGTGTCCGTCTCTCCTTCTCGCAGCCCATTGCCCTGCGGGTCAACGAACTGATCTCCGGCGTGAAAAGCGATCTGGCGGTAAAGATATATGGCGAGGACCTGGAAAAACTGAAGGGATTTTCAGACCGTATCGCCGGGAAACTCAACGCCGTTCCCGGTGCCCGGGATGTCAGGGTGGAGCAGGTCTCGGGAATGGAACAGATCGAGATCGCCTATAACCGGCGGGAGATGGCCCGGTTCGGGATTAATGTGGCGGATATAAATGAAGTCGTGGAAACCGCCCTGGCCGGACGCGTGGCCACACAAGTCGCGGAAGGCCAGAAGCGAATCGCCGCCGTGGTAAAATTTCCGGAGCATGTCCGCAACGACATGACTGCCATCGCGGGCCTCATGGTTCCCGGGGCCGGTGGCGCGCGCGTGCCGCTGAACCGGATCGCCGATATCGCAACAGTGGAAGGCCCGGCCCAGATCACCCGGGAAAAGGGCATGCGCCGGGTAGCCGTTGAGGTCAATATCAGGGGCCGGGATCTGGGCGGATTTGTGGCGGAAGTAAAAGAACAACTGGCCGGCATGGAACGGGAGCTTCCCGCCGGGTATTTTCTGGAGTATGGCGGCCAGTTTGAAAACCAGCAGCGGGCCATGCGACGTCTGGCCATCGTGGTGCCGATCGCGCTGGTTCTGATCCTTCTGCTTCTTTATCTGGCGCTGGGATCGATCAGGGATTCTTTGCTGGTGATTCTGAACCTGCCCTTTGCCCTGGTCGGGGGGGTCATCGCAATCTGGGTTTTCGGCATGCCGCTTTCCGTTTCCGCCGCGGTTTCCTTTATCGTCCTGCTGGGCATCGCGGTGCAGAACGGCGTGGTACTCATGTCCTTTTTCAGCCAGCTCCGTCAAAGCGGCAAAAGCGTTGCTGAAACGGTCCGGATCGGCTGCGATTTACGCTTCAGACCGCTTCTGATGACGGCCCTGACCAGCTTCATCGGGCATCTTCCCATGCTTTACGCGACAGGATCGGGGGCGGATATTCAGAAGCCGCTGGCGGTAGTGGTCATGGGCGGGCTGGTCACGTCCACGGTTTTGACGCTGATTGTCCTGCCGACCATTTATGACTGGCTGGAATCCGGGCGAAAATCCGCCGGCTCACTTTGA
- a CDS encoding efflux RND transporter periplasmic adaptor subunit, with protein MKKLPLIIAVLALLMAAGVGFSLINNHAESSSGRPADEHAEAAHEHADTHDHCAAGETSDLDRTLEDLWAAVCEHDIPHYTCDECRYELGVVKLSDQIFFADGRDGLVSTALPEERTMGRPLSLTGEVVTNDLKSVRAASVVSGVIRKIMTDIGGRVSRGEALFEIDSPEAAEARADYLKKAAAATLAGRTAEREAGLFAKKIAAEVEVLEARNRQMEAEIELAGSRSRLERMGLSAGDIESLAAASPAAVNGILRIPAAIDGMVLERFAGPGDRVEAGQEVMLVSDISEVWINADIREADAQSLSLSGGPIPCEIRSPGGNGVVLPGTLEAVSGKMDETTRTIRARVSVKNPDGRLRPGMFVNVDVISRTAGTAVLAVPDRAVLSDEGRTFVFVHKDGEYWVRRPVETGDSSGGFTEIRQGLARDQAVIADGSFLLKSDVLREKMGAGCAD; from the coding sequence ATGAAAAAACTACCATTGATCATAGCGGTTTTGGCCCTGCTGATGGCAGCGGGTGTCGGGTTTTCATTAATAAACAACCACGCCGAATCCTCTTCCGGCCGGCCGGCCGATGAACACGCGGAAGCCGCGCACGAGCATGCCGACACCCATGACCACTGCGCTGCGGGCGAGACATCTGACCTTGACCGAACCCTGGAGGACCTGTGGGCCGCTGTCTGTGAACATGACATTCCCCACTATACCTGTGACGAGTGCCGGTATGAACTGGGCGTCGTCAAGCTGTCCGACCAAATTTTTTTCGCGGACGGCCGCGACGGCCTTGTGTCCACGGCCCTACCGGAAGAACGAACCATGGGCCGGCCGTTATCCCTGACCGGCGAAGTGGTCACCAACGACCTGAAATCCGTACGGGCGGCGAGCGTGGTTTCCGGCGTCATTCGAAAGATCATGACCGATATCGGCGGACGGGTATCCAGAGGAGAGGCGCTTTTTGAAATCGACAGCCCGGAGGCGGCCGAAGCCAGGGCGGATTATCTGAAGAAAGCTGCCGCCGCGACTCTGGCGGGCCGGACCGCCGAACGCGAAGCCGGTCTGTTTGCCAAAAAAATCGCCGCGGAAGTGGAGGTGCTGGAGGCCAGGAACCGACAGATGGAGGCGGAAATCGAACTGGCCGGCTCGCGCTCCCGGCTGGAACGGATGGGGCTATCTGCCGGTGATATCGAATCCCTGGCCGCGGCCAGCCCGGCGGCCGTCAACGGCATTCTGCGGATACCCGCGGCCATTGACGGCATGGTCCTGGAGCGGTTTGCCGGCCCCGGAGACCGGGTGGAGGCCGGACAGGAGGTCATGCTCGTTTCCGACATATCCGAAGTGTGGATCAACGCCGATATCCGGGAAGCCGATGCCCAGTCCCTTTCGCTTTCCGGCGGCCCTATTCCCTGTGAGATCCGATCGCCGGGAGGAAACGGCGTCGTCCTGCCGGGAACGCTGGAGGCGGTTTCCGGAAAAATGGATGAAACCACGCGGACCATCCGGGCGCGGGTCAGCGTGAAGAATCCCGACGGACGCCTGCGGCCCGGTATGTTCGTCAACGTGGACGTAATCTCCCGGACCGCCGGCACTGCCGTTCTGGCGGTTCCGGACAGGGCGGTACTTTCCGATGAAGGGCGGACGTTTGTCTTTGTCCACAAGGACGGCGAATACTGGGTCCGACGTCCGGTGGAAACCGGCGACAGTTCCGGGGGCTTCACGGAGATCCGCCAGGGCCTTGCCAGGGATCAGGCAGTGATCGCCGACGGTTCGTTTCTGCTGAAATCGGACGTGCTCAGGGAAAAAATGGGCGCGGGCTGCGCGGATTAG
- a CDS encoding TolC family protein gives MFSDRRLWIMFILLVLPALSGVAFSSSPPADPEEMPAENPTGVITLERALALGFSQNPELASCSWTVRAAEARRIQAGLLPNPELEAAIENFGGDNGLEKFDGAETTLQIRQTFELGGKRAVRKQTAELEKETALQEYESRRLEVQAGIIKSFWDVIAAQEDCAIAGEISAVAADAYQVAAERVKSGKVAPIEEIQAQVTMATARIDHEQAERMLETARKRLAATWGRARPEFEKAVADLATPAPPPPLGSLTAEMIRNPDIVRWDTEEEIQRMRIRMADAERIPDLTVAAGPRYFNESDDTAFVMSLSLPVPVFDRNQGATREARSDLAGIRLSRKAAILKAENDLGEAYQTLTASFSTAESLATTAIPAAETAFSAAREGYREGKINYIAVLETRRAYVEVRRQYVSAIADYHKSKADIERLIGREIHEPPSSVNLPR, from the coding sequence ATGTTTTCAGACAGACGACTATGGATCATGTTTATCCTGCTGGTTCTGCCGGCATTATCCGGAGTCGCGTTTTCTTCTTCTCCGCCCGCGGATCCGGAGGAAATGCCCGCCGAGAACCCCACCGGCGTGATCACGCTGGAACGGGCTCTTGCCCTGGGCTTCTCGCAGAATCCCGAACTGGCCTCCTGTTCATGGACGGTACGCGCGGCGGAGGCAAGAAGAATCCAGGCGGGCCTGCTGCCCAACCCTGAACTGGAGGCGGCCATTGAAAATTTCGGTGGCGACAACGGGCTTGAAAAATTTGACGGCGCGGAAACCACCCTTCAGATCCGCCAGACATTCGAACTGGGCGGAAAACGCGCCGTTAGAAAACAGACCGCGGAACTCGAAAAAGAGACCGCCCTGCAGGAGTACGAAAGCAGGCGCCTGGAGGTACAGGCCGGTATCATCAAATCTTTCTGGGACGTTATCGCGGCCCAGGAAGACTGCGCCATCGCCGGAGAAATCTCAGCGGTTGCGGCGGACGCTTATCAGGTCGCGGCCGAACGGGTCAAGTCGGGCAAAGTAGCGCCCATCGAAGAGATCCAGGCGCAGGTCACCATGGCAACCGCGCGGATCGACCATGAGCAGGCGGAACGGATGCTGGAAACCGCCCGGAAACGGCTGGCCGCGACCTGGGGACGCGCCCGGCCGGAATTTGAAAAAGCGGTCGCCGACCTTGCCACCCCGGCGCCGCCACCGCCCCTGGGCAGCCTGACGGCGGAGATGATCCGGAACCCGGACATCGTTCGTTGGGATACGGAAGAGGAAATCCAACGGATGCGGATCCGGATGGCCGACGCGGAGCGGATCCCCGATCTGACGGTCGCTGCCGGACCCCGCTATTTTAATGAATCCGACGATACCGCCTTTGTCATGAGCCTGTCCCTGCCCGTTCCGGTATTCGATCGTAATCAGGGAGCCACCCGGGAAGCGCGATCGGACCTGGCCGGAATCCGGCTGAGCCGGAAAGCCGCCATCCTGAAGGCGGAAAATGATCTGGGTGAGGCGTACCAGACCCTGACAGCCTCCTTTTCAACCGCTGAATCCCTCGCAACAACGGCAATTCCGGCGGCTGAGACCGCGTTTTCGGCGGCCAGGGAAGGATACCGCGAGGGCAAGATCAATTATATCGCGGTTCTGGAAACCCGGAGAGCTTATGTTGAAGTCAGACGGCAATATGTCTCCGCCATTGCCGACTATCATAAATCAAAAGCGGACATCGAACGTCTGATCGGCCGTGAAATACATGAACCACCTTCATCCGTCAATTTACCCCGGTAA